The DNA sequence CTTAAATTACCAAGATGCTTTTGTTACACCAGGAATTTGTCCTTTATAAGCTAATTCACGGAAGCAAACACGGCAAAGTTTAAATTTGCGGTAAACTGAATGTGGACGACCACATTTTTCACAACGAGTATAAGCTTGAGTAGAGAACTTCGCTGGACGTTTGTTCTTAGCAATCATTGATTTTTTAGCCATTAGATTTACCTCCTATATTATTTTGCAAAAGGCATTCCAAGGCCTGTAAGCAATGCACGTGACTCTTCGTCAGTGTTAGCAGTTGTTACGATAACGATGTCAAGACCACGAGTTTTGTCAACGTCATCAAAGTTGATTTCTGGGAAGATCAATTGTTCTTTCACACCAAGAGTGTAGTTTCCGCGTCCATCAAATGATTTTGTTGGAACACCGTGGAAGTCACGCACACGTGGAAGTGAAACTGAAACCAATTTATCCAAGAATTCGTACATACGTTCCCCACGAAGGGTAACTTTTGCACCGATCGCTACACCTTCACGAAGACGGAAGCCGGCGATTGATTTTTTAGCTTTAGTGATAAGTGGTTTTTGACCTGAGATAAGTGCCAATTCTTCAGCAGCTTTTTCAAGGCTTTTAGCGTTTGATACAGCTTCACCAACACCCATGTTCAAAACGATCTTATCTACTTTAGGCACAGCCATCACTGATGAGTAGTTGAATTGTTCTGTCAAAGCAGGAACTACTTCATTAAGATATTTTTCTTTTAAACGATTTGCCATTATACTTCTCCTTTCCTTCGTGATTAATCAAGCACTTCGCCTGATTTTTTGTTGTAGCGAACTTTTTTACCGTCTACAAATTTGTAACCAACACGACCAGCTACACCATTTTTGTCCAATACTTGAACGTTTGATACGTGGATAGCTGCTTCTTTCTCGATGATACCACCTTGAGGAA is a window from the Streptococcus oralis genome containing:
- a CDS encoding type Z 30S ribosomal protein S14, with the protein product MAKKSMIAKNKRPAKFSTQAYTRCEKCGRPHSVYRKFKLCRVCFRELAYKGQIPGVTKASW
- the rplX gene encoding 50S ribosomal protein L24, with the translated sequence MFVKKGDKVRVIAGKDKGTEAVVLTALPKVNKVIVEGVNIVKKHQRPTNELPQGGIIEKEAAIHVSNVQVLDKNGVAGRVGYKFVDGKKVRYNKKSGEVLD
- the rplE gene encoding 50S ribosomal protein L5 translates to MANRLKEKYLNEVVPALTEQFNYSSVMAVPKVDKIVLNMGVGEAVSNAKSLEKAAEELALISGQKPLITKAKKSIAGFRLREGVAIGAKVTLRGERMYEFLDKLVSVSLPRVRDFHGVPTKSFDGRGNYTLGVKEQLIFPEINFDDVDKTRGLDIVIVTTANTDEESRALLTGLGMPFAK